A portion of the Cryptomeria japonica chromosome 5, Sugi_1.0, whole genome shotgun sequence genome contains these proteins:
- the LOC131039017 gene encoding nucleotide-sugar uncharacterized transporter 2 produces MKMKMRSVLGDTMKFIIGKEVYKGLKRKDSDAGERGRALEDLRSSLFSEFRTAEGAKRLQQRVCTPTVALTFNFIVAVSIIMMNKLLLGKVGFNYPIFLTLVHYTLSWLLLASLRAFSLLPASPPAKATPFSSLIALGVIMAFSNGLANVSLKYNSVGFYQMAKIAVTPTIVLSEFLLFGKRVSMQKVLALTVVSVGVAVATVTDLQFNLFGALVSLAWIMPSAANKILWSNLQQQDNWTALALMWKTTPITIFSLVAGMPWLDPPGLLSFDWNLPNILAIIFSAVLGFLLQWSGALALGATSATTHVVLGQFKTCVILLGGFLLFHNNPGFSSICGATVALGAMTVYTYLNLHETHESIGNKVPLKQNSFSSLKPKVNEDGPKENGGTESV; encoded by the exons GACGGGCATTGGAAGATTTGCGCTCATCTTTATTCAGTGAATTCCGTACTGCAGAAGGAGCAAAACGGCTGCAGCAAAGGGTTTGCACTCCAACAGTAGCCCTAACTTTCAACTTTATAGTTGCAGTTAGCATTATTATGATGAACAAATTG TTGCTTGGAAAGGTGGGATTTAATTACCCCATCTTTCTCACACTGGTTCACTATACGCTAAGCTGGCTCTTATTGGCCTCTCTTAGAGCCTTCTCTCTGCTTCCTGCATCACCTCCAGCAAAGGCAACACCATTTTCCTCTCTGATTGCTTTGGGGGTGATAATGGCATTTTCCAATGGCCTTGCAAATGTCAGTTTAAAGTACAACAG TGTGGGCTTTTATCAGATGGCTAAGATTGCTGTCACTCCCACTATCGTACTATCAGAGTTTCTCCTTTTCGGGAAGAGAGTTTCTATGCagaag GTACTGGCATTGACAGTTGTTTCTGTGGGAGTGGCTGTTGCAACTGTAACAGATTTGCAATTCAACTTATTTGGTGCTTTGGTGTCCTTAGCATGGATAATGCCAAGTGCTGCAAACAAAATTTTATGGTCAAATCTGCAGCAGCAAGACAATTGGACAGCACTTGC ATTAATGTGGAAAACAACACCCATAACCATCTTTTCCTTGGTTGCTGGAATGCCATGGTTAGATCCTCCTGGTTTACTATCGTTTGATTGGAATCTCCCCAATATATTGGCCATTATTTTCTCTGCAGTTCTGGGATTTCTGCTTCAATGGTCTGGTGCTTTAGCACTTGG TGCTACTTCAGCTACTACGCATGTTGTGCTTGGACAGTTCAAGACCTGTGTGATTCTTCTTGGAGGCTTTCTTCTCTTTCATAATAATCCTGGATTTTCAAGCATTTGTGGTGCAACGGTGGCTCTTGGTGCAATGACCGTTTATACATACCTTAACCTCCATGAAACCCACGAATCTATAGGTAATAAAGTTCCTCTCAAGCAAAACTCGTTTTCTTCTCTGAAACCCAAAGTTAATGAAGATGGCCCCAAAGAGAATGGGGGTACAGAATCTGTGTAA